The following proteins are encoded in a genomic region of Polycladomyces zharkentensis:
- a CDS encoding carboxymuconolactone decarboxylase family protein — protein sequence MDHSLIHDALQEYKEGLGELERHLPEVARHYHAFTHACFTDGELPSQVKHLIGLALGVLTNDEYCILYHTKGAVDQGASDMQVMEAAAVSAAFGGGSAMAQAVTLVQDALQAFKGHTH from the coding sequence ATGGACCATTCCCTCATTCACGACGCCCTGCAGGAATACAAGGAAGGGTTGGGCGAACTGGAGCGTCATCTGCCGGAAGTGGCTCGCCACTATCATGCATTCACCCATGCATGTTTTACCGACGGCGAGCTTCCGAGTCAGGTCAAACATCTGATCGGTCTGGCGCTGGGTGTTCTCACCAATGATGAGTATTGCATCTTGTATCACACGAAAGGAGCGGTGGACCAAGGCGCCAGCGATATGCAGGTCATGGAGGCTGCAGCGGTGTCCGCCGCTTTCGGTGGAGGTTCCGCCATGGCTCAGGCGGTGACGTTGGTGCAGGATGCGTTGCAGGCGTTTAAAGGTCACACTCATTGA